A DNA window from Macadamia integrifolia cultivar HAES 741 chromosome 4, SCU_Mint_v3, whole genome shotgun sequence contains the following coding sequences:
- the LOC122077455 gene encoding uncharacterized protein LOC122077455, protein MEVYVDDMLVKSNKGTDHVLDLKEAFGVLRKNQMRLNPTKCAFGVTSGKFLGFLVSQRGIEANPSKIEAIHEMRAPRNIREVQKLTGCLAALSRFLSRAGDRCLPFFKLLKGGKGQQQFRWTEECEAAFEEIKLYLATSAVAVSAVVVREEAKTQRPIYYVSHVLLEAETRYRKIEKLALALVVTARKLRPYFQAHAITVLTDQPLRKSLHSPSVAGCMVSWAVELSEHNIEFQPRSAIKGQALADFLVECTQAEEPGDPEAEPNRKWALFVDGSSTTARSGAGLVLKSPEEFTIHYALRFAFPATNNEAEYEALIAGIKLAKAVMTDDLVAHSDSQLIVNQVNGQYEAKEERMAMYLKEVRRLVSSFGTFAMVQIPRQENALADALSKLATADFADCASSVYFEVLDQPSYEQELMCSITQRAEPSWMDPIVVYLRDWHLPGDQAEARAIKRRAAKYTLQGGVLYKRVISWPLLKCLPPNRAEETLREVHEGICGGHIGARPLARITEQAVEKFVRDDIIFRYGVPKVLVTDNGRQFDNRKFMHFCSNFNIDFRNTAVAHPQSNGQVEKANHTLLDGIKKRLDWEKKNWADQLLSVLWAYRTSARTPTGETPFRLTYGTEVLTPVEVTQASFRSAVFEASQNEAGLQANADFIDEVREEALIRNETYKQKVRQYHNRRVKPRGFVVGDLVLRKAAAADPRSEGKLSANWEGPYIVSKVVHPRTYHLQTQGGTAIPRAWNVQNLRKFFQ, encoded by the exons ATGGAAGTTTACGTTGATGATATGCTGGTCAAGAGCAACAAAGGCACTGATCATGTGCTAGACCTGAAGGAGGCTTTTGGTGTCCTGCGAAAGAACCAAATGAGACTAAATCCcaccaagtgtgcatttggagtaaccTCTGGGAAATTCTTGGGCTTTCTAGTGTCGCAAAGGGGGATAGAAgcaaacccctcaaaaattgaGGCCATTCACGAGATGCGTGCACCAAGAAACATTCGCGAAGTGCAGAAACTGACCGGCTGCCTGGCTGCTCTTAGCAGGTTCTTGTCCCGAGCTGGCGATAGGTGCCTTCCatttttcaagctgctaaaaggaggaaaaggccaACAGCAATTTCGCTGGACAGAAGAATGCGAAGCAGCTTTCGAGGAGATCAAG CTTTATCTCGCTACCTCAGCCGTGGCCGTCAGTGCAGTCGTTGTCAGAGAAGAGGCAAAGACCCAAAGGcccatctactatgtgagtcatgtgctcctgGAAGCAGAGACAAGGTACCGGAAGATTGAGAAGCTTGCACTGGCACTGGTCGTGACAGCCAGAAAGCTGAGGCCTTACTTCCAAGCACACGCCATTACTGTACTAACTGATCAACCCCTGAGAAAGTCACTTCACAGCCCCAGCGTAGCGGGATGTATGGTAAGTTGGGCTGTCGAGTTGAGTGAGCACAATATTGAATTCCAACCAAGAAGCGCGATCAAGGGCCAGGCGCTGGCTGACTTTTTGGTAGAATGTACCCAAGCCGAAGAACCGGGAGATCCTGAGGCCGAGCCGAACAGAAAATGGGcgctctttgttgatggatccagcaccacAGCACGGAGCGGCGCTGGGCTCGTGCTGAAAAGCCCTGAAGAGTTCACGATACATTATGCCCTTAGGTTTGCATTTCCCGCAAcaaacaatgaagcagagtatGAAGCACTGATTGCAGGAATCAAACTGGCAAAGGCGGTGATGACAGACGACCTGGTCGCTCATAGTGACTCCCAATTAATcgtgaaccaagtcaatggccaatacgaggccaaagaagaaagaatggccATGTATTTGAAGGAAGTACGTCGTCTGGTGAGCAGCTTTGGCACGTTCGCGATGGTACAGATCCCGCGGCAAGAAAATGCTTtggcagatgccctctccaaactagctacagCAGACTTCGCTGACTGCGCAAGCTCTgtatattttgaagtgctagaCCAACCAAGCTATGAACAAGAATTGATGTGCAGCATTACTCAAAGGGCCGAGCCGAGTTGGATGGATCCCATCGTGGTCTATTTACGTGACTGGCATCTCCCAGGAGATCAAGCAGAAGCAAGGGCAATCAAAAGGAGAGCAGCCAAATACACCCTTCAGGGTGGAGTACTTTACAAAAGGGTGATATCCTGGCCCCTGCTGAAGTGCCTGCCCCCGAACCGAGCTGAGGAGACACTTCGTGAAGTCCACGAGGGGATTTGTGGGGGACACATCGGGG cacGTCCCCTGGccagaatcacagagcaggCAGTAGAGAAGTTCGTTAGGGACGACATTATATTCCGCTATGGTGTTCCAAAGGTGCTGGTCACGGATAATGGTCGACAATTCGACAATCGAAAATTCATGCACTTCTGCAGCAACTTCAATATTGATTTTCGAAACACCGCTGTAGCACACCCGCAGTCGAATGGTCAGGTAGAAAAGGCCAACCACACActtctagatggaataaagaagaggctggactgggagaagaagaactgggcAGATCAGCTACTCAGTGTACTCTGGGCTTATCGCACTTCAGCTCGGACACCCACAGGAGAGACACCATTCCGACTAACATACGGAACTGAAGTGTTAACCCCTGTGGAGGTAACCCAAGCCTCGTTCCGATCAGCAGTGTTTGAAGCCTCACAGAACGAAGCTGGGCTCCAAGCAAACGCTGACTTCATAGACGAAGTTCGGGAAGAAGCACTTATtcgaaatgaaacctacaagcagAAAGTCCGGCAATACCACAACAGGAGGGTCAAGCCACGGGGATTCGTAGTTGGGGACTTGGTGCTGAGGAAAGCAGCAGCGGCggacccaagaagtgaaggcaagctCAGCGCGAACTGGGaaggcccttacatagtctccaaagtggtacACCCTCGCACATACCATTTGCAGACTCAGGGGGGCACAgctataccaagggcatggaacGTTCaaaatctcagaaaatttttccAGTAG